In Listeria monocytogenes, the following proteins share a genomic window:
- a CDS encoding sigma 54-interacting transcriptional regulator encodes MSSRKEEVLQLLNEKEDKVSAADVAELLQMDRANASRYLNDLFKEKRIDKLPGKPVFYQALKTMEKAPQQAGSMQESAFGRLIGSEDSLKVSIQQAKAAILYPPNGLHSLILGRTGTGKSLFAECMYQFAKESETIPADAPFVSFNCADYAQNPQLLFGHIFGVIKGAYTGAEETREGLLKKADGGILFLDEIHRLPPEGQEMLFTFIDKGEFRPLGESANVHRAQVQIIGATTESPDNFLLETFTRRIPMTITLPSLAERNLEERYQLVEFFLNQEATRLHQSIRVHRKALIAFLLYHASANVGQLQRDLKLACAKAFLHYKTKTANYILIEQDDLPIHVQKGLLHLKDEPEKLNRLIDVNKTIFKFVDTSDEFVETEDVHDVYHAIQEKADQLMKEGKDQSELEEALYVDVDQYFHDYMVQLPTHQTAKEIIAPAVWELTEKVYAMAEEKLNRKYNEKMKFAFSLHLQSTIERVREQKHIIHPDLNNIRKKYPKEFQVAIDLSALIEQELSIEIPFDEIGFLTMFLTEEVVDTSLSQENQVEVIVMMHGRSTATSMVETVQELLSIESGIALDMPLTVEVKAMYEKLKQTVIKLNPVKGVLILSDMGSLTSFGNMLTEELGVRTKTVTMVSTPVVLEAMRKASLGRGLEDIYQSCEQLFENKYKAHVLRAKPVKNAVIFTCFTGEGVAEQLRKVVAPIIDETKIEIIVLQFLHKEAFRERIDQLMEEYNILAIMGSVAFEYRDIPFFSALEVLSEGGLGIVSRILNDEVPYEKLIASLEGNLQAVSSAEQLVYFLRKVISELQLQLNVILESGVDIGMILHLAFLIERVKLGAVDREFPDLNEFAKNHMVEMQITQQMMENVEIEYDIVIPQSEIAYLTQMMLSNQVEEN; translated from the coding sequence ATGTCTAGTAGAAAAGAAGAAGTCCTCCAACTTCTAAACGAAAAAGAAGATAAAGTATCTGCTGCTGATGTCGCAGAATTGCTTCAAATGGACCGAGCGAACGCTAGTCGTTATCTAAATGATCTTTTTAAAGAAAAAAGAATAGACAAACTTCCTGGGAAACCAGTATTTTATCAAGCCTTAAAAACAATGGAAAAAGCCCCCCAACAAGCAGGATCGATGCAAGAATCTGCGTTTGGAAGATTGATTGGTTCGGAAGATAGCTTAAAGGTAAGTATTCAACAAGCCAAAGCTGCAATTTTATACCCACCAAACGGACTTCATAGCCTCATTCTAGGGCGCACGGGTACAGGGAAATCATTATTTGCTGAATGTATGTATCAATTTGCGAAAGAATCGGAAACTATTCCGGCTGACGCACCATTTGTTTCGTTTAACTGTGCTGACTATGCACAAAATCCACAACTGTTATTTGGCCATATTTTTGGGGTAATTAAAGGCGCTTATACAGGGGCTGAAGAAACGCGTGAAGGTTTGCTGAAAAAAGCAGATGGCGGGATTTTGTTCCTTGATGAAATCCATCGTTTACCTCCTGAAGGCCAAGAAATGCTCTTTACTTTTATCGATAAAGGAGAATTTCGTCCACTAGGAGAAAGTGCGAATGTGCACCGCGCGCAAGTTCAAATTATTGGAGCAACGACAGAATCACCAGATAATTTCTTATTAGAAACTTTTACAAGACGTATTCCGATGACTATCACTTTGCCATCTCTTGCAGAACGAAACCTAGAAGAGCGCTATCAATTAGTGGAGTTTTTCTTGAACCAAGAAGCAACAAGACTTCACCAATCCATACGTGTACACAGAAAAGCGTTGATTGCTTTTTTACTTTATCATGCAAGCGCTAACGTGGGTCAATTGCAAAGAGACTTAAAATTGGCCTGTGCCAAGGCTTTTCTGCATTATAAAACCAAAACAGCCAATTATATTTTAATCGAACAAGATGACTTACCTATCCATGTTCAAAAAGGTTTACTCCACTTAAAAGATGAACCGGAAAAATTAAACCGTTTAATCGACGTCAACAAAACCATTTTTAAATTTGTTGATACGAGTGATGAATTTGTCGAAACAGAAGATGTGCACGATGTTTATCATGCCATCCAAGAAAAAGCAGACCAATTAATGAAAGAAGGGAAGGACCAAAGCGAGTTAGAAGAAGCACTTTATGTGGATGTGGATCAATATTTCCACGATTACATGGTCCAATTACCAACCCACCAAACAGCGAAAGAAATCATTGCACCAGCAGTTTGGGAATTAACAGAAAAAGTATATGCTATGGCGGAAGAAAAATTAAATCGTAAATACAACGAAAAAATGAAATTCGCCTTCTCCTTGCATTTACAAAGCACTATTGAACGAGTACGCGAACAAAAACATATTATTCATCCAGACTTAAATAATATTCGCAAAAAATATCCAAAAGAATTCCAAGTAGCTATTGATTTATCCGCACTGATTGAACAAGAATTAAGCATTGAAATTCCTTTTGATGAAATTGGATTTTTAACGATGTTCTTAACAGAAGAAGTAGTGGATACATCGCTTTCTCAAGAAAACCAAGTAGAAGTGATTGTGATGATGCACGGTCGTTCAACTGCTACAAGTATGGTGGAAACGGTGCAAGAATTACTAAGCATTGAAAGCGGGATTGCTCTTGATATGCCGCTTACCGTCGAAGTAAAGGCAATGTATGAAAAATTAAAACAAACTGTCATCAAATTAAACCCAGTCAAAGGGGTTCTAATCCTATCTGATATGGGGTCACTTACTTCTTTTGGTAATATGCTGACCGAAGAACTAGGGGTTCGCACGAAAACTGTTACAATGGTAAGCACACCAGTTGTATTAGAAGCGATGCGAAAAGCTTCACTCGGGCGCGGCTTAGAAGATATTTATCAAAGTTGTGAGCAATTATTTGAAAATAAATATAAAGCACATGTCTTACGAGCTAAACCCGTAAAAAATGCGGTAATCTTCACTTGTTTTACTGGAGAAGGAGTAGCCGAGCAATTGCGCAAAGTCGTAGCGCCAATTATTGATGAAACGAAAATTGAAATTATTGTATTACAATTCTTGCACAAGGAAGCTTTCCGCGAGCGAATTGATCAACTAATGGAAGAATACAATATTCTAGCTATCATGGGTTCAGTAGCCTTTGAATACCGCGATATTCCATTCTTTAGCGCGCTGGAAGTTCTATCAGAAGGTGGCTTAGGAATTGTTTCTAGAATTTTAAATGATGAAGTACCATATGAAAAATTAATCGCTTCATTAGAAGGAAATTTACAAGCAGTAAGTTCTGCAGAGCAATTAGTGTACTTTTTACGAAAAGTGATTTCAGAACTACAATTGCAACTTAATGTTATACTTGAGTCAGGTGTAGACATTGGTATGATTCTGCACTTAGCTTTCCTTATCGAACGCGTAAAACTAGGGGCTGTAGACCGGGAATTCCCAGACTTAAATGAATTTGCCAAAAACCATATGGTAGAAATGCAAATCACGCAACAAATGATGGAAAACGTAGAAATTGAGTATGATATCGTAATACCACAATCAGAAATCGCATATTTAACACAGATGATGCTCTCCAATCAGGTAGAAGAAAATTAA
- a CDS encoding DUF871 domain-containing protein, which translates to MRKLGISVFPQHVALEESLGYIETAAKYGFSRIFTCLISANDEAEFAKLETICKRAKELGFDVIADVDPTVFESLNITYKELDRFKELGLAGLRLDLGFSGSEEAAMSFDDTDLKIELNISNGTRYVENILSYQANVGNIIGCHNFYPRKYTGLSREHFLRTSKQFKDLNLRTAAFVSSNSGEFGPWFVVDGGLPTMEEHRGVDITVQAKDLWNTGLIDDVIVGNMFASEDELRALSELNRNELQLAVEFLDGATDVEKEIVLTQKHFNRGDASEYVLRSTMTRVNFKQFDFPAHDTNTIAKGDVTIDNDGYERYKGEMQVALQEMENSGNTNIVARIVPEERYLLDTILPWQHFRLVEKKK; encoded by the coding sequence ATGAGAAAATTAGGAATATCCGTATTTCCACAACATGTAGCACTAGAAGAATCATTAGGATACATTGAAACAGCTGCAAAATATGGTTTTAGCCGTATCTTCACTTGCTTGATTTCTGCTAATGACGAAGCGGAATTTGCTAAATTAGAAACCATTTGCAAACGCGCAAAAGAATTAGGATTTGATGTTATTGCTGATGTTGATCCTACAGTATTTGAATCGTTAAATATCACTTATAAAGAATTAGATCGTTTCAAAGAGCTTGGTTTAGCAGGCCTTCGTCTTGACCTAGGCTTCTCTGGTTCCGAAGAGGCAGCAATGTCCTTTGACGATACAGATCTAAAAATCGAGCTAAACATTAGTAATGGTACTCGTTATGTTGAAAATATCCTATCTTACCAAGCAAACGTAGGAAATATCATTGGTTGTCATAACTTCTACCCAAGAAAATACACTGGTCTTTCCAGAGAACATTTCTTACGTACAAGTAAACAATTCAAAGATTTAAACTTACGTACAGCAGCTTTCGTTTCTTCTAACAGCGGCGAATTTGGCCCATGGTTTGTTGTGGACGGCGGACTTCCAACAATGGAAGAACATCGCGGAGTAGACATTACTGTGCAAGCAAAAGATCTTTGGAACACTGGCCTGATTGATGATGTCATTGTCGGGAACATGTTCGCTTCTGAAGACGAATTACGCGCTTTAAGCGAATTAAACCGTAATGAATTACAATTAGCAGTAGAGTTTTTAGACGGTGCAACTGACGTGGAAAAAGAAATCGTTTTAACACAAAAACATTTCAATCGTGGCGATGCTTCCGAGTACGTGCTACGTTCAACAATGACGCGTGTTAATTTCAAACAATTCGATTTCCCTGCACACGACACAAATACTATTGCAAAAGGCGACGTGACTATCGATAACGACGGCTACGAACGCTACAAAGGCGAAATGCAAGTAGCACTCCAAGAAATGGAAAACTCCGGCAACACCAATATCGTTGCTCGAATTGTCCCAGAAGAGCGTTATTTACTAGATACCATTCTACCATGGCAACATTTTAGATTGGTTGAGAAGAAGAAATAA
- a CDS encoding LacI family DNA-binding transcriptional regulator, with amino-acid sequence MVGIKDIAKKAGVSISTVSYALNGSPKVTEKTRKRIMTIANELNYIPNMAARTLKTRETKIIGVYLTNYGGIFYGTLLEGLTQTLYKHGYELIACSGTKTHRFLPEKMIDGAIILDANFPSSEIINYANRGHKLVVLDRELTHENVSQVLLDNKGGATLAIDYLSTNFKGDFYVITGPDDSYDARVRLETAKQELARSGDKKVHIIEGDFSEESGEKAAAIITENWKAPVSVFALNDNMAIGMYRYFSGTDLEIGKDVRIIGFDNTDISEYLVPRLATIEYSKYKWGAVAADKLVELLEGGKAENEIIYTTRISGPSVSNN; translated from the coding sequence GTGGTAGGAATTAAAGATATCGCGAAAAAGGCAGGGGTTTCCATTTCAACAGTATCCTACGCACTTAATGGCAGCCCGAAAGTGACCGAAAAAACGCGAAAACGAATTATGACCATCGCAAATGAATTGAATTATATTCCCAATATGGCAGCACGAACGTTAAAAACAAGAGAAACAAAAATTATCGGCGTCTATTTAACGAATTACGGCGGGATTTTTTACGGGACTTTACTGGAAGGTTTAACGCAAACGCTATATAAACATGGATATGAACTCATCGCTTGCAGTGGCACGAAAACACACCGATTTTTACCCGAGAAAATGATTGATGGCGCTATTATTTTAGATGCGAATTTCCCGTCTAGCGAAATCATTAATTATGCGAATCGCGGTCATAAATTAGTGGTGCTCGACCGGGAACTTACCCATGAAAATGTGAGCCAAGTCCTTCTAGATAATAAGGGCGGCGCAACGCTAGCGATTGATTATTTATCTACTAATTTTAAAGGGGATTTCTATGTCATTACCGGTCCAGACGATTCTTATGATGCAAGAGTCAGGCTCGAAACCGCGAAACAAGAACTCGCTCGGTCAGGTGACAAAAAGGTGCATATTATTGAAGGAGACTTTTCCGAAGAGAGTGGCGAAAAAGCAGCAGCCATTATCACGGAAAACTGGAAGGCCCCTGTTTCTGTATTTGCTCTAAATGATAACATGGCTATTGGGATGTATCGTTATTTTTCAGGGACAGATTTGGAAATCGGTAAAGACGTGCGAATTATTGGCTTTGATAATACGGATATAAGCGAGTATTTGGTTCCACGTCTTGCTACTATTGAATATTCGAAGTACAAATGGGGCGCAGTTGCCGCAGATAAACTAGTGGAACTACTTGAAGGCGGAAAAGCTGAAAACGAAATAATCTATACTACTAGAATCAGTGGACCATCTGTTTCAAACAATTAG
- a CDS encoding Gfo/Idh/MocA family protein has translation MKLGIMGTNWITDSFIEGAINSGEWNLTAVYSRTEEKARAFGEKYGELTYFTDIEEMGKSDALDAVYIASPNALHYQHAVSLLKNKKHVIVEKPIFSTVAELEHAHQIARENNVFLFEAARHIQEPNFKRLQENIEKVGTIHGATLVYMKYSSRYDQVLNGEEPNIFSLKFSGGSIVDLGVYPLYSAITLFGEPVKATYFATKLPTGVDGLGPIILEYPTFNITIIQGKNSQSFLPSEIYGQKGTLIVDPLTGIEKITFYDNATKEETELAGPVVANDMQFEAAEFARIIEQSDRDTYEYLADLSLKVLRVSNELRHQNDIWFDAEK, from the coding sequence ATGAAACTTGGAATTATGGGAACGAACTGGATTACGGATTCTTTTATTGAAGGTGCTATTAATTCAGGTGAATGGAATCTTACTGCGGTATATTCACGAACAGAAGAAAAAGCACGCGCATTTGGAGAAAAATATGGAGAGTTGACTTATTTCACAGATATAGAAGAAATGGGCAAATCAGACGCACTTGATGCGGTCTACATTGCTTCTCCTAATGCGCTCCATTATCAACATGCGGTTAGCTTACTGAAAAATAAAAAACATGTTATCGTAGAAAAACCGATTTTTTCTACCGTAGCCGAATTAGAGCATGCGCATCAAATTGCTCGCGAAAACAATGTCTTTTTATTTGAAGCAGCGCGCCACATTCAAGAGCCAAACTTCAAACGCCTACAAGAAAACATCGAAAAAGTAGGTACTATTCACGGGGCAACACTAGTGTACATGAAGTATTCTTCCAGATACGATCAAGTTTTAAACGGTGAAGAACCAAACATCTTCTCCTTGAAATTTTCTGGCGGATCCATCGTTGACTTAGGTGTTTATCCATTATATTCAGCGATTACACTATTCGGTGAACCTGTAAAAGCAACTTATTTTGCCACTAAATTACCAACTGGTGTAGACGGACTTGGACCAATAATTCTCGAATACCCAACATTCAATATTACTATCATTCAAGGGAAAAACTCACAGTCCTTCCTGCCAAGCGAAATTTATGGTCAAAAAGGAACACTGATTGTTGACCCGCTTACTGGAATTGAAAAGATTACTTTTTACGACAACGCAACAAAAGAAGAAACAGAACTTGCTGGACCAGTTGTAGCCAATGATATGCAATTTGAAGCAGCAGAGTTTGCAAGAATTATCGAACAAAGCGACCGAGATACATATGAATACTTAGCAGACCTAAGCTTGAAAGTATTACGTGTCTCCAACGAACTTCGTCACCAAAATGATATTTGGTTTGACGCAGAAAAATAA
- a CDS encoding PTS sugar transporter subunit IIB has translation MNNIMLVCSAGMSTSLLVKKMTEAIEKQQVDATVIAVAEADFDKYKGNVDVVLLAPQVRFLEKNLKRVLDPLGIPVAIINGIDYGTMDGEKVLNDALAMIEK, from the coding sequence ATGAATAACATCATGTTAGTTTGTTCGGCCGGTATGTCCACAAGTCTGCTCGTAAAAAAAATGACAGAAGCTATCGAAAAACAACAAGTGGATGCTACTGTCATTGCAGTGGCGGAAGCTGATTTTGATAAGTATAAAGGCAACGTAGATGTTGTTTTACTCGCACCACAAGTTCGGTTTTTAGAGAAGAATTTGAAGCGAGTACTGGATCCATTAGGTATTCCAGTTGCGATCATTAACGGGATTGACTATGGAACAATGGACGGCGAAAAAGTGCTAAATGATGCACTAGCAATGATTGAGAAATAA
- a CDS encoding PTS lactose/cellobiose transporter subunit IIA → MELEQTIMQLIVHGGNAKSDAMLAIEAAKKGDFDAADEQIKSAEAALLEAHHSQTSLIQGEARGEKAEVSLLLVHAQDHLMNAITFKDLAKEIIDLYRSK, encoded by the coding sequence ATGGAATTAGAACAAACAATTATGCAATTAATCGTACACGGGGGAAACGCTAAAAGCGACGCAATGCTAGCAATCGAAGCGGCAAAAAAAGGGGATTTTGACGCGGCAGATGAGCAAATCAAAAGTGCAGAAGCAGCACTACTTGAAGCGCATCATTCACAAACTTCATTAATTCAAGGGGAAGCACGCGGCGAAAAGGCAGAAGTATCTTTACTACTAGTCCACGCGCAAGATCACTTAATGAACGCTATTACTTTTAAAGATTTAGCCAAAGAAATTATTGATTTATACCGCTCTAAATAA
- a CDS encoding DEAD/DEAH box helicase: MTESNIPSFWAEKWQEHGYETPTEIQSAMYQPIKDGADVLAVSPTGTGKTVAYALPTLEKIEAIPKTQWLVLAPSHELVMQITEVIRSWLPSDELTVISLIGGANVKRQIEKLKKKPQIIVASPGRALELIKQKKIKMHEIKTITLDECDQLLRQENFKSTLEIVESAVRDRQLTLVSATKLENPDMFFAQTENTPVMLEVTAKPEELTNVEHLYMDVESRDKATLLRRISHIKDMRGLVFVKDKPRMEILLEKLHYDKVKAAGIHGEIRKEKRKKYLDDFKKGTLTYLIVTDVAARGLDIEDLPYVIHYDLAASEKEYTHRSGRTGRMGKSGTVITFANPREIRTLKQYLTIHNLKGKQVRFYQGKLLDGAVPENKIAKKASRPPKQVQKSKKDDGKKPFRKDKPTGTAGGRKEKPANSAKPTRNNKPNKFNKKPTNLKKS, encoded by the coding sequence ATGACAGAATCAAATATCCCAAGCTTTTGGGCGGAAAAATGGCAAGAACATGGTTATGAAACGCCAACAGAGATTCAAAGCGCAATGTACCAACCAATCAAAGATGGTGCAGATGTACTTGCAGTATCACCAACTGGAACGGGGAAAACGGTGGCTTATGCGCTGCCAACCCTTGAAAAAATAGAGGCAATTCCAAAAACACAATGGCTCGTTTTAGCGCCATCACATGAATTAGTTATGCAAATCACAGAAGTAATCCGTTCGTGGTTACCAAGTGATGAACTCACAGTAATCTCTTTAATCGGAGGAGCTAATGTCAAACGTCAAATCGAAAAATTAAAGAAAAAACCGCAAATTATTGTGGCTTCTCCAGGTCGAGCACTTGAATTAATCAAACAAAAGAAAATTAAAATGCATGAAATCAAGACAATTACGTTGGACGAATGCGACCAATTACTTCGCCAAGAAAATTTTAAAAGCACACTGGAGATTGTTGAAAGTGCCGTTCGCGATCGCCAATTGACACTTGTATCCGCAACAAAACTAGAAAATCCGGACATGTTTTTTGCACAAACAGAAAACACACCAGTAATGCTAGAGGTAACGGCAAAACCAGAAGAATTAACGAATGTGGAACACTTATACATGGATGTGGAATCACGTGATAAAGCTACTTTACTGCGCCGCATTTCGCATATTAAAGACATGCGCGGCTTAGTTTTCGTAAAAGACAAACCACGAATGGAAATTTTGCTAGAAAAACTGCATTACGATAAAGTAAAAGCAGCTGGAATTCACGGCGAAATTCGCAAAGAAAAACGCAAAAAATATCTGGACGACTTTAAAAAAGGCACGTTGACTTATTTAATCGTGACAGATGTAGCGGCTCGTGGGCTGGATATAGAAGATTTACCTTACGTGATTCACTATGACTTAGCAGCAAGTGAAAAAGAGTACACGCACCGTTCTGGACGGACTGGACGAATGGGCAAATCGGGTACTGTTATTACTTTCGCTAATCCACGTGAAATAAGAACATTAAAACAATATTTAACTATCCACAACTTAAAAGGAAAACAGGTTCGCTTTTATCAAGGGAAGCTTCTTGACGGCGCTGTTCCAGAAAACAAAATCGCTAAAAAAGCATCAAGACCGCCTAAACAAGTTCAAAAAAGTAAAAAAGACGACGGGAAGAAGCCGTTCCGCAAAGACAAACCAACTGGAACTGCTGGAGGACGTAAAGAAAAGCCAGCTAACTCGGCTAAACCGACACGTAATAATAAACCAAATAAATTCAACAAAAAACCAACTAATTTAAAAAAATCTTAA